One window from the genome of Mustela lutreola isolate mMusLut2 chromosome 11, mMusLut2.pri, whole genome shotgun sequence encodes:
- the COMT gene encoding catechol O-methyltransferase: MPEAPPLLLAAFSLGLVLLVLLCLRRRRWGLGKLLIYWNELVLQPLYNLFMGDTKEQRILRHVLQHAVAGDPQSVLEAIDTYCSQKEWAMNVGDKKGQILDAVVQEQCPSVLLELGAYCGYSAVRMARLLEPGARLLTIELNPDYAAITQQMLDFAGLQDRVTIVVGASQDVIPQLKKKYDVDTLDMVFLDHWKDRYLPDTRLLEECGLLRKGTVLLADNVICPGTPEFLAYVRGNRHFECTHFPSYLEYSKAIDGLEKAVYLGPGTPTQP; this comes from the exons ATGCCGGAGGCCCCACCCCTGCTGTTGGCAGCCTTCTCATTGGGCCTGGTGCTGCTGGTGCTTCTCTGCCTGCGACGACGACGCTGGGGCTTGGGCAAACTCCTTATCTACTGGAACGAGTTGGTCCTGCAGCCCCTCTACAACCTCTTCATGGGCGACACCAAGGAGCAGCGCATCCTGCGTCATGTGCTGCAACACGCAGTGGCTGGGGACCCGCAAAGTGTGCTGGAGGCCATCGATACCTATTGCTCGCAAAAGGAGTGGGCTATGAACGTGGGTGACAAGAAAG GCCAGATCTTGGATGCAGTGGTGCAGGAGCAGTGCCCATCAGTGCTGCTGGAGCTGGGCGCCTACTGCGGCTACTCGGCCGTGCGCATGGCCCGCCTGCTGGAGCCCGGGGCCCGCCTGCTCACCATTGAGCTCAACCCTGACTACGCTGCCATCACCCAGCAGATGCTGGACTTCGCGGGCCTGCAGGACAGG GTCACCATTGTGGTCGGGGCATCCCAGGATGTCATCCCCCAGCTGAAGAAGAAATACGACGTGGACACACTAGACATGGTCTTCCTCGACCACTGGAAGGACCGGTACCTGCCGGACACGCGGCTCCTGGAG GAGTGTGGCCTGCTACGGAAGGGGACAGTGTTGCTGGCTGACAACGTCATCTGCCCAGGAACACCAGAATTCCTGGCATACGTGCGTGGGAACAGACACTTTGAGTGCACACACTTCCCTTCATACCTGGAGTACTCAAAGGCAATAGATGGCCTAGAGAAGGCTGTCTACCTTGGTCCGGGCACCCCAACACAGCCATGA